The proteins below come from a single Mucilaginibacter mali genomic window:
- a CDS encoding FixH family protein → MNWGKGLIAGMIIFILFITAMGVKMFMLPGDDYDHQYYEKGLTFNRDYDREKQVTTDQAAPVIEQVGQNLVLTFKTPLTGTIRFERPSDQLQDRSFPLQPDADNSVLLPINKLATGKWQLTLNWQHQSKDYLYHQEITIR, encoded by the coding sequence ATGAACTGGGGAAAAGGACTGATCGCCGGAATGATCATATTTATACTTTTTATAACGGCCATGGGCGTAAAGATGTTCATGCTACCGGGTGACGATTACGATCATCAGTATTATGAGAAAGGCCTGACCTTTAACCGGGATTATGACCGGGAAAAGCAAGTTACGACCGACCAGGCCGCTCCCGTGATCGAACAAGTTGGTCAAAACCTGGTACTAACCTTTAAAACCCCGCTGACCGGTACGATCCGTTTTGAGCGGCCATCGGATCAGCTTCAGGACCGCTCGTTTCCTCTGCAGCCGGATGCGGATAATAGCGTATTGCTTCCAATAAATAAGCTGGCAACTGGTAAATGGCAGCTGACGCTGAACTGGCAGCATCAGAGCAAGGA
- the ccoG gene encoding cytochrome c oxidase accessory protein CcoG, producing MDVSADVQAGKRKWMYPLIRQGRFYRWRSYLSYVYLIFFFTGPFVRIGGQPLLLLNFMDRQFVILGQAFWPQDIFLFVLASLIFLVCIVLFTIAFGRIFCGWICPQTIFMEMVFRRIEVWIEGEPAARKKLDAGPWTKEKIWKKSLKHVIFVFISFLIANTFLAYLIGSPALLRIMTEPIAQHLTGFISIWVFTFVFYLIYSQVREIVCTMICPYGRLQSVLIDEHTLVVAYDEVRGEPRGKLQKNADVLNLHGDCVDCGLCVAVCPTGIDIRKGTQLECINCTACIDACDQVMDKIHKPRNLIGYFSENMIHAKEKPSFTTRMKAYAAVITVLFCVLGYFVFSRSDMDMTVLRGAGMLYQEQPGGMISNIYNAEIINKTNNDRKIRIVADNPDIRIKYIQAPSTVAKGGMVKAMFFVMIPARDIHTAKTDIQLQLIFNNQVIQTVKTAFVGPPNN from the coding sequence ATGGACGTATCAGCGGATGTACAGGCGGGAAAGAGAAAGTGGATGTATCCGCTGATCCGCCAGGGTCGGTTCTATCGCTGGCGCAGTTACCTGAGCTATGTGTACCTGATCTTCTTTTTTACTGGACCATTTGTCAGGATCGGGGGACAGCCGCTGCTGCTGCTCAACTTTATGGATCGCCAATTCGTGATCTTAGGACAGGCCTTCTGGCCGCAGGACATTTTCCTGTTCGTGCTGGCTTCCCTCATTTTCCTGGTGTGCATCGTCCTGTTCACCATTGCCTTCGGCCGCATCTTTTGCGGCTGGATTTGCCCGCAGACCATTTTTATGGAAATGGTGTTCCGGCGGATCGAAGTCTGGATCGAGGGCGAACCGGCAGCCCGGAAAAAACTGGATGCTGGTCCCTGGACCAAAGAGAAGATCTGGAAGAAATCGCTGAAACATGTGATCTTCGTGTTCATTTCCTTTTTGATCGCCAATACCTTCCTGGCGTACCTGATTGGCAGCCCGGCTTTGTTGAGGATCATGACCGAACCGATAGCGCAGCACCTGACCGGATTTATCAGCATTTGGGTATTTACCTTTGTGTTTTACTTGATTTATAGCCAGGTACGCGAAATCGTCTGTACCATGATCTGTCCTTATGGCCGGCTGCAAAGCGTCCTGATCGACGAACATACGCTGGTTGTGGCCTACGATGAAGTTCGCGGTGAACCCCGTGGAAAGCTACAGAAGAATGCGGACGTACTGAACCTGCACGGTGATTGCGTCGACTGCGGACTTTGCGTCGCAGTTTGCCCGACAGGCATCGATATCCGAAAAGGAACTCAGCTGGAATGTATCAATTGTACCGCTTGTATCGACGCCTGTGATCAGGTGATGGACAAGATCCATAAACCACGCAACCTGATCGGCTATTTTTCCGAGAACATGATCCATGCCAAGGAAAAGCCGTCCTTTACGACCCGTATGAAGGCTTATGCGGCGGTGATCACCGTCCTGTTCTGTGTGCTGGGCTATTTCGTTTTTAGCCGAAGCGATATGGATATGACCGTTTTACGCGGCGCCGGCATGCTTTACCAGGAGCAGCCGGGTGGAATGATCAGCAACATTTATAATGCAGAGATCATTAATAAGACCAATAATGACCGGAAAATCCGAATTGTCGCCGATAACCCGGACATCCGGATCAAGTATATCCAGGCGCCATCGACCGTGGCCAAAGGGGGAATGGTCAAAGCCATGTTCTTTGTAATGATCCCGGCAAGGGATATACATACCGCCAAAACCGATATCCAACTGCAACTGATTTTTAATAACCAGGTCATTCAAACAGTGAAAACTGCTTTTGTGGGACCTCCAAATAATTAA
- a CDS encoding cbb3-type cytochrome c oxidase N-terminal domain-containing protein: MKKINTLIFILCAPLLSLAGTATEGSLLSGETKNQAAYWLIGIMLFLFLIVVLVLVRTIKVMTRIIFKYQGTSEEEIIAKERAAKAPKKAPKPKNEVLLKLMSLKPMSEEKSLLIEHDYDGIQELNNPTPAWFMWLFYGTIAFGVCYILIYHVFNLAPLQYQEYRNEMAQADIAKKEYLSKAANRVDENTVKLVHDPAVIAAGGAIFKTTCAACHGDHAQGNVGPNLTDDYWLHGGKINEIFKTIKYGVAAKGMPTWEKQLSPKQISDVANFIKSIHGTNPANPKAPQGEKEAPDEPQKIASK, translated from the coding sequence ATGAAAAAGATAAACACCCTGATTTTTATTCTTTGTGCACCCTTGTTGTCCTTAGCCGGTACGGCCACAGAAGGCAGCCTGCTTTCCGGAGAAACCAAAAACCAGGCCGCCTACTGGCTGATCGGTATTATGCTTTTCCTGTTCCTGATTGTGGTGCTGGTCCTGGTCCGCACCATCAAAGTGATGACACGCATTATCTTTAAATACCAGGGCACCAGCGAAGAGGAGATCATCGCCAAAGAGCGGGCTGCTAAGGCACCAAAAAAAGCGCCCAAGCCAAAGAACGAGGTACTGCTGAAACTGATGTCGCTGAAACCCATGTCGGAAGAAAAGTCGTTGCTGATCGAGCATGATTATGACGGCATCCAGGAACTGAATAACCCGACGCCGGCTTGGTTTATGTGGCTCTTTTACGGTACCATCGCCTTTGGCGTATGCTATATCCTGATCTACCATGTGTTCAACCTGGCGCCGCTGCAATACCAGGAATACCGCAACGAAATGGCCCAGGCCGATATTGCCAAGAAAGAGTACCTGAGTAAAGCGGCCAATCGTGTGGACGAGAATACGGTCAAGCTGGTTCATGACCCGGCCGTTATTGCCGCGGGCGGGGCTATTTTTAAAACAACCTGCGCCGCCTGTCATGGTGATCATGCGCAGGGGAACGTAGGGCCTAACCTGACCGACGATTACTGGCTGCATGGCGGAAAGATCAACGAGATTTTCAAGACCATCAAATATGGCGTTGCCGCTAAAGGTATGCCGACCTGGGAAAAACAGCTTTCGCCGAAACAGATCTCCGACGTAGCCAACTTTATCAAATCCATACACGGGACGAACCCGGCTAACCCGAAAGCGCCGCAGGGCGAGAAGGAAGCACCGGACGAACCTCAAAAAATAGCCTCTAAATAA